The Pseudodesulfovibrio sp. zrk46 genome contains a region encoding:
- the rplF gene encoding 50S ribosomal protein L6, whose protein sequence is MSRIGKNPIDIPAGVEVSVGASEIQVKGPKGSLTTPVHETVEYKVEDGKVFVTRVNDTRAARGQHGLRRTLLANCVEGVSKGYSKALEVVGVGYKVSVQGKKVVLAVGYSHPVEFDLPAGIEAKAEGSKLTIDGIDKQLVGEVAAQIRRVRPPEPYKGKGIKYVDEIIRRKAGKSGK, encoded by the coding sequence ATGTCTCGTATAGGAAAGAATCCCATCGACATCCCAGCTGGTGTCGAGGTATCTGTTGGAGCCTCTGAGATCCAGGTAAAGGGACCCAAGGGTTCCCTGACTACTCCGGTTCACGAAACCGTTGAGTACAAGGTCGAGGATGGCAAGGTGTTTGTCACTCGCGTTAACGACACTCGCGCCGCTCGCGGCCAGCACGGTCTTCGTCGGACTCTGCTCGCCAACTGCGTAGAAGGCGTTTCCAAGGGCTACTCTAAAGCTCTGGAAGTTGTTGGCGTTGGTTACAAGGTGTCCGTACAGGGCAAGAAGGTTGTACTGGCCGTTGGTTATTCCCATCCGGTCGAATTCGATCTGCCTGCCGGTATCGAAGCCAAAGCGGAAGGCTCTAAGCTGACCATTGATGGTATCGATAAGCAGCTTGTCGGTGAAGTTGCGGCTCAGATCCGCCGCGTGCGTCCGCCGGAACCCTACAAGGGCAAGGGCATCAAGTACGTTGACGAAATCATCCGCCGCAAGGCCGGTAAGTCCGGTAAGTAG
- the rpsH gene encoding 30S ribosomal protein S8: MAVVDPVADMLTRIRNAYGAFHKDVTVPTSKMKASIAGILKEEGYITDYAVEDRGISITLKYAQGKPLVTGLKKVSKPGRRVYVGASDIPRVQNGIGICIVSTSKGLLEGAKAKEANVGGELLAEIW, from the coding sequence ATGGCTGTTGTTGATCCTGTAGCCGACATGTTGACCCGCATTCGGAATGCGTACGGTGCCTTCCATAAGGACGTTACCGTGCCCACTTCCAAGATGAAAGCTTCCATCGCGGGTATTCTGAAGGAAGAAGGTTATATTACCGACTACGCTGTCGAGGACAGGGGCATCAGTATTACCCTCAAGTACGCTCAAGGCAAACCGCTTGTCACTGGCCTGAAAAAGGTCAGCAAGCCCGGTCGCCGCGTATACGTAGGTGCTTCTGATATCCCCCGTGTGCAGAATGGTATCGGTATTTGTATCGTGTCCACCTCTAAGGGGTTGCTCGAAGGCGCCAAGGCCAAAGAGGCCAACGTTGGCGGCGAGCTGCTCGCCGAAATCTGGTAG
- a CDS encoding type Z 30S ribosomal protein S14 — protein sequence MAKTSIRVKARRKPKFKVRAYNRCPICGRPRAFLRRYGICRICFRNKALAGELPGVRKASW from the coding sequence ATTCGCGTTAAGGCACGCCGCAAACCCAAGTTCAAGGTTCGCGCCTACAATCGTTGCCCGATTTGTGGCCGTCCTCGTGCTTTTCTGAGGCGCTACGGCATCTGCCGTATCTGCTTCCGTAACAAGGCTCTCGCCGGAGAACTTCCCGGCGTCCGCAAGGCGAGCTGGTAA